One window from the genome of Longimicrobium sp. encodes:
- the nusG gene encoding transcription termination/antitermination protein NusG: MSATTMAEAKWYAIQSYSGHENKVQRLIQRRIDEEPGEPQEKQIQEVLVPTQEVVEIRNGKRVTVTRKLYPGYVLVKMVSNQRTVNLVNGIQGVIKFLGSGAEPQSLSEDELAKIFGQEAEPVAGAEEPVVLIPFTHGQVVEVTDGPFKEFSGTVQDIDHDKGKVKVEVSLFGRPTSIELDYTQLRGF, from the coding sequence GTGAGCGCGACGACCATGGCCGAGGCGAAGTGGTACGCCATCCAGAGCTACTCCGGGCACGAGAACAAGGTGCAGCGGCTGATCCAGCGCCGCATCGACGAAGAGCCGGGCGAGCCGCAGGAGAAGCAGATCCAGGAAGTGCTGGTCCCCACGCAGGAAGTGGTGGAGATCCGCAACGGCAAGCGCGTCACCGTTACGCGCAAGCTGTACCCTGGCTACGTGCTGGTGAAGATGGTGAGCAACCAGCGCACGGTGAACCTCGTCAACGGCATCCAGGGCGTCATCAAGTTCCTGGGGTCCGGCGCCGAGCCGCAGTCGCTCTCCGAAGACGAGCTGGCCAAGATCTTCGGGCAGGAGGCGGAGCCGGTGGCGGGGGCGGAGGAGCCAGTGGTGCTCATCCCCTTCACGCACGGGCAGGTGGTGGAGGTCACGGACGGGCCGTTCAAGGAGTTCAGCGGCACCGTCCAGGACATCGACCACGACAAGGGGAAGGTAAAGGTGGAGGTGTCGCTCTTCGGGCGCCCCACCTCCATCGAGCTGGACTACACGCAGCTTCGCGGATTCTGA
- the secE gene encoding preprotein translocase subunit SecE, with protein sequence MADTTRTSAREFLSDVKEQVQKITWPDQEQLKSSTGVILAFVAMVALIIFGMDIAVRTVLDLIRSLFA encoded by the coding sequence CGACCCGTACGTCCGCGCGAGAGTTCCTCAGCGACGTGAAAGAGCAGGTCCAGAAGATCACCTGGCCAGACCAGGAGCAGCTCAAGAGCTCCACGGGCGTCATCCTCGCCTTCGTGGCGATGGTCGCCCTGATCATCTTCGGGATGGACATCGCGGTCCGCACCGTTCTCGACCTGATCCGCTCGCTTTTCGCGTGA
- the rplA gene encoding 50S ribosomal protein L1, whose amino-acid sequence MPRHGKKFREAQARVPEGQNYSVPEAVSLVKELSFAKFDETVEAAVRLGVDPRHADQIVRGAVVLPHGTGKTARVLVIAQGDRAREAEEAGADFVGVEYVQKIKDGWLDFDVAVATPDMMGQVGQLGRILGPRGLMPTPKAGTVTMDVARAVREIKAGKIEFRTDKTGNLHVPIGKVSFDVAKLEENLGAFMETVIRAKPSAAKGQYVRGLTVSSTMGPGVAVDANLFRR is encoded by the coding sequence ATGCCCAGACACGGAAAGAAGTTCCGCGAGGCGCAGGCCCGTGTTCCCGAGGGGCAGAACTACAGCGTCCCCGAGGCGGTGAGCCTCGTCAAGGAGCTGTCGTTCGCCAAGTTCGACGAGACCGTGGAAGCGGCCGTGCGGCTTGGCGTGGACCCCCGGCACGCGGACCAGATCGTCCGCGGGGCCGTCGTCCTTCCCCATGGTACGGGGAAGACCGCCCGCGTTCTCGTGATCGCCCAGGGCGACCGCGCGCGTGAGGCGGAGGAAGCAGGCGCCGATTTCGTCGGCGTAGAGTACGTCCAGAAGATCAAGGACGGCTGGCTGGACTTCGACGTGGCCGTGGCCACGCCGGACATGATGGGCCAGGTGGGCCAGCTCGGCCGCATCCTGGGCCCGCGCGGGCTGATGCCCACGCCCAAGGCCGGCACGGTGACGATGGACGTCGCCCGCGCCGTCCGCGAGATCAAGGCCGGCAAGATCGAGTTCCGGACCGACAAGACCGGGAACCTCCACGTCCCCATCGGCAAGGTTTCGTTCGACGTGGCGAAGCTGGAGGAGAACCTGGGCGCGTTCATGGAGACCGTGATCCGCGCCAAGCCCTCCGCCGCCAAGGGGCAGTACGTGCGCGGCCTCACCGTGTCCAGCACGATGGGCCCGGGTGTGGCCGTGGACGCCAACCTGTTCCGGAGGTAG
- the rplJ gene encoding 50S ribosomal protein L10, with protein sequence MNRLEKDVVVGELQDKLRVAQAFYLTDFTGLNVKQITEFRSRLRRQGVEYVVVKNTLAQRALEGLELPDVASSFTGPTGLVIGRDDAVAAAKVLTDFMREFGDRPSVKGAVVERRSVDAAQVKKLADLPSREVLLAQIAGGLQAPMARLAGGMSQLLSGFARAVDQLRQQREGAEA encoded by the coding sequence ATGAACAGACTTGAGAAGGACGTCGTCGTCGGCGAGCTCCAGGACAAGCTGAGGGTTGCCCAGGCGTTCTACCTGACGGACTTCACGGGCTTGAACGTGAAGCAGATCACCGAGTTCCGCTCGCGCCTGCGCAGGCAGGGGGTGGAGTACGTGGTCGTCAAGAACACCCTGGCGCAGCGCGCGCTGGAGGGTCTTGAGCTGCCGGACGTGGCGTCTTCCTTCACCGGGCCCACCGGGCTGGTGATCGGGCGCGACGACGCGGTGGCCGCGGCCAAGGTGCTCACCGACTTCATGCGCGAGTTCGGCGACCGCCCGTCGGTGAAGGGTGCCGTCGTGGAGCGCCGCTCGGTGGACGCCGCGCAGGTGAAGAAGCTCGCCGACCTTCCCTCGCGGGAGGTGCTCCTCGCCCAGATCGCGGGTGGGCTGCAGGCGCCGATGGCGCGCCTCGCCGGCGGCATGAGCCAGCTTCTGTCCGGGTTCGCCCGGGCCGTGGACCAGCTTCGGCAGCAGCGGGAAGGCGCCGAAGCCTGA
- the rplL gene encoding 50S ribosomal protein L7/L12 — protein MATTLSRDELLDAIGNMTVLELSDFVKAFEEKFGVTAAAPVAMAAAAPAGGAPAAAVEEQTEFTVMLTGAGEKKIQVIKVVREITGLGLKEAKDLVDGAPKAVKEGVSKEEAAQIRAKLEEQGAGVEVK, from the coding sequence ATGGCCACCACGCTTTCCCGTGACGAGCTGCTCGACGCGATCGGCAACATGACCGTCCTCGAGCTCTCGGACTTCGTCAAGGCTTTCGAAGAGAAGTTCGGCGTGACCGCCGCCGCCCCCGTGGCGATGGCCGCCGCGGCCCCGGCCGGCGGCGCCCCCGCCGCCGCGGTCGAGGAGCAGACCGAGTTCACGGTGATGCTCACCGGCGCCGGCGAGAAGAAGATCCAGGTGATCAAGGTGGTGCGCGAGATCACCGGCCTTGGCCTCAAGGAGGCGAAGGACCTGGTGGACGGCGCCCCCAAGGCCGTGAAGGAGGGCGTCTCGAAGGAGGAGGCCGCCCAGATCCGTGCCAAGCTCGAGGAGCAGGGCGCGGGCGTCGAGGTGAAGTAG
- the rplK gene encoding 50S ribosomal protein L11, with protein sequence MAKKVTGFIKLQVPAGAANPAPPVGPALGQHGVNIMEFCKQFNARTQGQPGMIIPVEITVYADRSFTFITKTPPAAVLLKKAAGVDKGSASSKKTKIGRVTQDQVRQIAETKMPDLNAADLDGAMRMIAGTARSMGLEIVG encoded by the coding sequence ATGGCTAAGAAAGTAACCGGCTTCATCAAGCTCCAGGTTCCCGCAGGGGCCGCCAACCCGGCCCCTCCCGTCGGCCCCGCGCTGGGCCAGCACGGCGTGAACATCATGGAGTTCTGCAAGCAGTTCAACGCGCGCACGCAGGGTCAGCCCGGGATGATCATCCCGGTGGAGATCACCGTGTACGCGGACCGCTCCTTCACCTTCATCACCAAGACGCCCCCCGCGGCCGTCCTGCTGAAGAAGGCGGCGGGTGTGGACAAGGGCTCGGCTTCTTCCAAGAAGACCAAGATCGGGCGCGTCACGCAGGACCAGGTGCGCCAGATCGCCGAGACCAAGATGCCCGACCTGAACGCGGCGGACCTCGACGGCGCCATGCGCATGATCGCGGGAACGGCGCGTTCGATGGGGCTGGAGATCGTGGGATAA